Below is a genomic region from Echinicola rosea.
TCGGTTTACCATTGGCTTGGCTGATGGCTATCTCCAGCGAAGTCATCAGGTTTTCACGTGCATCTGACCGCATCGCACTTATAGGCAGCTGCGCTCCCGTAAAAATCACGGGTTTGCTTAGGCCTTTGAGCATAAAACTCAGCATCGATGCCGAATAAGCCATGGTATCGGTACCGTGCAGTACGACGAAACCATCATAAGTGTCGTAATTTTCATATATGATATAGGCCATGTCCACCCAATGCTGCATATTGACATTGGAACTGTCAATGGGTTCTGGAAAAGAAATCACCGTAATGGCTATATTTAAATTGCCAAGGTTGGGGATTTTCTCCATTATTTGACCAAAGTTAAAGGGAACCAAGGCTCCGGATTCGTCATAGGCCATACCCAAAGTACCCCCTGTGTAAATGATCAGGACCGATGACTTTATCTCACTTTTTGCCGCTGTATTTAATTTTACGATTTTATAGTTCATCCTTCCCCCAGTTAAAAACCTTGTTCGCGTTTGTAATCGTAATTTCGGACACTTTCTCCACCGTAGAAGCTGTCAGATCCCCCACTCGTTCCGCTATGGTCGGGATATATTCAGGGGAGTTTCTTTTTCCCCTGTGGGGAACAGGAGCCAAATAAGGACCGTCAGTCTCCAATACTAAATGGTCAAGGCCAATTTCAGGCAGTACCATGTCCAAGCCTCCGTTCTTGAAGGTAGAAACCCCTCCTATGCCCAGCATAAAGCCCATTTCAATGATCTCCCTTGCCTGTTCTACTGACCCAGTAAAACAATGGAAAATCCCTGTAAGGTGCTCATCATTCATTTCGCCGATAATTGCAATGGTCTCATCAATGGATTCACGGCAATGTAACACAATGGGCAATTGTTTTTGTTTTGCCCATTCCACTTGGATCTTAAGGGCTTCTCTTTGGATATCAAAACTTCCCTTATCCCAATACAAATCCGTACCGATCTCCCCGATAGCCACAAAAGGCCGCTTGGACAGCCAGTCCTCCATCACGTAGAGCTGCTTTTCGAAATCCTTATCCACATCACAGGGGTGAAGCCCCATCATTGGAATACACATTTCAGGATAGCGCTGCTCCGCTTCCAGCATCGCATCAATCGAGTCCACATCTACATTTGGCATGTAAATTCTCTCTATGCCATTGGCCTTGGACCGCTCGATCACTTCATCACGATCGCTGTCATACTTTTTGGAATATATATGGGCATGGGTATCAATAAACTGCATTAGTATTTCCTCTCTTTCCAATTGATTTTCGAAGGCCAAAAATAATACACTATTGTTGACCATGAAATTACTAGATAATAAACTTCAAAAATAAACAATTCCCATAAAGGAATATAAACACCTACTTTTTTTGCCATCCCCCTTACAAAAACCACCTGAAACACCAACTTACACACCCATAGCCCAGCCCCCAACAATGGTGCGAAAAATATTATATTTATCACTGCTGGAAAAAAAAGGACTTGCAATGTCAACAGCGCTTGCCAATACCATCGCAAATTCCGGGCACCTTTCATCCAGCGCTTTCGCTGCTTCAGTAAGCTTGTCAGCCCCTTTTCGGATTTGGTCAGCAAAAAGCTATCCGTGCTAAATTGAAAAACAGGAAAAAAACCGACCGATTTGATCGATTCGCCCATCATGAAATCTTCTGTTACTGAAAATGGCTGTCCTTCAAACCCTCCTACCCTTCTGTAGGCTTCATGGCTGATGAGCATATTATTTCCTACTGCCGTCAAAAGATTGCCCAAATCCGAAGTGACCTTTATCATGCCCAAGGTAAGCCACCAGTCTTGCCCTTGCAGTTTCCCAAACAGCCCCTTCCGACGTACGCTCGTGAGCCCGACTACCATTCCTCTCCGGGGGCTGTATGCCCTTACCATGGCCCGGACCCATTGCGGATTCACTTCACAATCCGCATCAGTAAATAGGAGCAATGTACCCGTAGCCTTATCAGCCATCTGCGCCAAAGCATTTGCTTTTCCGTTGAGGCAGGAATATTTACTAGTGACATTCACCTTTAAGCGATCTGGCGATTGCTTTACCCATTCATCCAAAATCCTCTTTGTCTGATCATCACTATGGTCATCGGCCACAATCACTTGTAATTTTCCCATTGGATAATCCAATCGGGAAAGCCCCTCTAGGCAGGTCGGTAAATCTTTCGCTTCATTCCTGGCCGGAACCAAAATGCTCACGGTCGGCCACTCTTCGGTAGGCAATGTAGCCTTATCGAAGTGCTTAAAACGCGTATAAAAAAAATACACCAGCAAAAAATCCTGTACCAACAATGCCGCTACGATCATCAATGCTCCCCAAAGTATCATAACAATTCAGCCTGATATCCCTTTTGCTGGACAAATTTTAAATACGTAGGAAGTACTTTCCGGATAATCCCTGCGGTCTTTTGCTGATCATGAAACAATATAATTGCGCCATTCTTGGTATGCTTTTTGGTCTTTCGAAGACAAGTTTCGGGCAGCTGTCTTTGGTCATAATCACCAGAAAGCACGTCCCACATCACCAACTCAAACTCCTTGCTTAATAGCCCCGCCTGCTTTGCATTTATCCTACCATAGGGAGGTCGAAATAACCTCGGGTGGGTTTTCGTTACTTCATAGATCATATCGCTACATTTAGCGACATTAGCAATGTATGCCCCATTTTCTGTCTTGGAGCCATTCAGATGGCTATAAGTATGGTTACCTATCTGGTGGCCTTCCTCGATGATTCGCTTGGCAAGGCCAGGGTGCTTCCGCACATTATCCCCCACACAAAAAAACGTTGCCTTCATATGGTGCTTTGCCAGCTCATCCAACACAAAATCTGTAACACCGGGCACAGGACCATCATCAAAGGTCAGGTAAATATTACTTTTTTGACGGTCTCTATTCCAGGTAAATTTCGGGAAAAGCCATTTTATGATTATGGGCACATGATGTACGATCATACCGCCTTTATTTAAACCGCATACTCAATAGCGTGATATCATCTCTTCGTGGCTCGCCACCTGCAAACTCACTCCACTCCTTAAAAAAATCTTCGTGGAATTGCTCTGGCTCCACACACATATTCCTATGGACAAATTCCAGAAATCGCTCATCGCCGTACTCTACATTTTGAGGATCAAAAACCTCTGTAAGCCCATCAGTAAACAAATGGACGGTGAAATTCTCCAGACCATAACGCTTTCCCACTTCCAGGAATGGTAATTCTGGAAATGCCCCCAAGATCGTAGTACCGGCATCCAGCAGTTCACTCTTCCCCTCATTTTCCCGGCATAGTATTGGAGGATTGTGTCCTGCATTGACATACTTGAGGGTTTGTGTCTTATAATTATAATGCCCCAGAAAGAAGGTTATGAACCGTTCTCCATTAGTGTTTTCAAAAATCGTAAAATTCAGCTGGTCTGTTATCATTCTTAGGTCAGAAGAACTTCTCAGCAATGTCCTCAAGGCTGCTTGGAAATTGGACATCAATAGTGCTGCGGGCATCCCCTTTCCAGAAACGTCCGCGATACAAAAAAACACCTCGTTCTCCGATTTTTTGATCAGATCATAATAATCCCCGCCCACTGTACTATGGGGAAAATAAGTCACTTTGGCCCTTAGACGGTCAGTTTCAGGAAGGGCCGCAGGGAACAGCATCCGCTGCACGTTACTCGCAATCTCCACTTCCTTTTTAAGCCGCTCTTGTTCCAGTTGCCTTCTGGCAAAACGCTTGTTTTCCAATGCCACCACCAGGATATTGGTCAAGGCCTGCGTAAAATCCAGGTCAAGGTCCTTGTCGCTATCTTTGGTCTTCAACAGCAATATGGCCAGCATTTTATCTTTATGATAGACCGGCACATAAATATCCAGTTCCGTAAAGGAGTACTCTGGCGGCATCACCAAATTAAGCTTACCAATTTCACGGTTATCATCGACATCCCCGAATGGTATCATTGGAGGCAAATTCTGCTTTACGCCATGTTTGACACGCGCTTCAAACCCCACCTGATTGGCCACATAAAGCACCAAGGCTTTGATATTCAAATGCACCAAACAGGTAAACTTAAATATATTAAGCAACACTGACTCGTCCCTATTCTCGTTGATCGCTTGTGTGATCTCGAGCAGTGCCTTTAGCTCTAGTTCTTTTCGTTGGTATTTGAGGGTTTCTGTAGTCAAGGCAATGTGATTTACAAGGTATTATGCTCCATCAGTCCTTTTTTGGTGGCCAAGTAGTAGTAGGACCTGCCATTTTTCAATATTTCAGCATCTTGGAAAATCTCTTCATCCGGCTCAGAAAGGCACTTGACCAAGCCCTTACGGTATAGCCCGTGCAAGGTAGTCAAAAGCTCCTTATCATCCCAGTTGAGCACTTCTTTTAAATAGCTAAACGGCTGTACGAAATACAGCTCATCCATCATATCATATTCTTCTTCAGACATCGTGCGGATATTTTTATAGTCAAAAGATCTTCAATCACCGCTTCCTTCCTTTCCAGCTGGACTTTGCAAAAAAAGAAAGAAACGCCACCACTACAACATACATGGGATGGCAAATACTTGCCACCACAAAGTACCCGATAGACGGTCTTATCTCATAGGTCTTAAGCACCCTACCAAGTACAGAATATTCAAATATAAGTTTTAAAAACCAGTATAGAGCAAACATCCCCACTCCTGCAGTCCCACTCATCAGCAACAGCACACTGCCGATACTCGCTAGAGACAGCAAAGCACTCAGCACAGCTCCTCCTGCATTTTGCCAAAACTGATGCTTGTTCCACTTGCTGGCCCACCTTGCTCGCTGCGACAGAAACCCTTTAAGGCCACGCGCTGGGTTGGTTTTGACCAGAACGTCACTTTCGGGCAAATAGCGGATAGCTTGTGGACCAAATCGCCGGTACACCTTTTCCAATAAAAAAGAATCATCACCGGAGAGATTCTCATGGTTTCCCAAGTATCCTTTCACATGGTAAAATACTTCCTTGCGATACCCCATATTGGCTGCACTGCACATTATGGGCTTTTTAACACTGAAAAAGAAATTGGTCAACAGCAGGATACTCGACCAATCGATCTGTTGAAAAGACTCAAAGATCGTATGGCCACCTTTGGTCATGACGGGACCAGCCACCATCTGTACGGTTGGGTCATCGAATGCCCTCAGCATATTCTGCACCCAATCTGCCGAAAGGGCACAATCCGCATCGGTGGTCAAGATGATATTGGCATTGGCCATGACCACCCCCTCCTCGATGGCCGCTTTCTTCCCGCGCCCTTGACTGGAAATCAAATTAAAATTATGCTTCTTTTCACTGGAGATCCATTCTTCCACCTGCTCCGCTCCTCCATCTTCGCTATGATCGTCGATTAGGATTATTTGCAGGTTGGGATAACTCAGATCGGCCAAATTGCGTAATAGCCCCGCTATATTCCGTCCTTCATTCCGAAAAGGCACAAGCAAGGTCACCGGATAATCGACTCCTCCCTGGGCAGGATCTTTCGCTGCTTTTATCTTTTTCCATTTTGATGACAGCACCACCAACGCTAGCAGGTACACCGCTAAGGCCGCGAATAATAAAAATGGCAAAAGGTTCATGTCGATGGAAGGATTTCTAGTAAATTGCGCTAATGAGCAAAATAGCGAAAAAGGAGGTGAAAGAGCAAATCATTTTGGGAATAGATCCCGGGACAAATGTCATGGGCTATGGCTTGGTACTGGTGAGAGGCAATAAGTATGAGCCGCTGCAGTTTGGTGTCATCCATCTAAAAAAATATGGCTCCCACGAACTAAAGCTCAAAAAGATCTTCGAAAGGGTTACCGGCATCATCGATGAATTCCTGCCCGATAAGGTCGCTCTAGAAGCTCCTTTTTATGGTCAAAATGTCCAATCCATGCTTAAACTTGGCCGTGCTCAGGGAGTAGCCATGGCTGCAGCCTTGGCCAGGGACATCCCCATTGCCGAATATTCCCCAAAGAAAGTCAAACAATCTGTTACTGGTAATGGAAACGCATCCAAAGAACAGGTGGCTGAGATGCTCAAAACCCTGTTGCAAATCGATGTCCCCAAACTCTTGGATGCCACCGACGCCTTGGCCGTAGCGCTTTGCCACCATTTTCATGATGGACGTCTGCAGACCAGGGGTCGATCGGCGGGCTGGAAAGCCTTTCTGGATGAAAATCCCGGCAGAATAAAATAAATAGTGCCAAAGTCTCAGAAAGCACTAGTTTGGTTTTCCAAGACTTTAGCCATTTTCATCATTTCGAGTCTCCCGGGAAATGCACCCAGCCTTGGGCTTTCAATTCCACAGCCGTTTCACTCTTGGTTACCATAAACTTCCCGCTCTCTTCTTTGGTGATGTGACCGATGAAGTGGATGTCAGGATGTTTTTCCAGTTTGTCAAAATCCTTTTGGTCAATGGTGAAGACCAACTCGTAATCTTCCCCACCGTTCAGCACGCAAGTGATCGGATCCATGTTGAATTCCACGGCCGTATCGTACGTTTGCTTATCGATTGGCAGCTTATCCTCATATATGGTCACGCCCACTTTGGACTGTTTACAGATATGGAAAAGCTCTGAAGCCAGACCGTCTGACACATCCAGCATGGCTGTAGGCACCACTCCAAGCTCTCGCAACTCATGGATGATATCCATTCTTGCATCCGGTTTTAGCTGCCTACCCGTCACCAAGGTATATTTATCCAGCTGTGGCTGCATATTGGGATTGGCCATAAAGACTTCCTTTTCGCGCTCCAAGACCTGAAGTCCCATCAAGGCACCACCCAAGTCTCCCGTCACACAAACGATATCATTTTCTTTGGCTCCTGACCGGTAAACTTCCTTCCCTTTTTCCACCTCACCAATAGCCGTAATCGAAATCACCAGACCTGACCGACTGGAAGTGGTATCACCACCGACTACATCGATGTTGTAGTGCTCGGCAGCAGCGTTGATACCTGCGTAAAGGGCCTCTACTGCCTCTACTGCAAACCGGTTGCTGAGGGCTATGCTCACCGTGATCTGCTTTGGAATAGCATTCATCGCGGCTATGTCGGAGATATTCACCGCCACGGCTTTAAACCCCAAATGATGCAAGGGAGCATACGAAAGATCAAAATGCACCCCTTCAAGCAATAAGTCGGTGGTCACCACCCGCACCATATCGCCTGCATCCAACACCGCTGCATCGTCACCAATCCCTTTTAACGTATCTTTATGCCTAACTTTTATTTTTTCATTTAGCCGGTCTATTAGTCCAAATTCGCCTATTGCTCCTATTTCTGTTCTCTTGTCGCTCATAATTTAAGTCTTGTTATTCTTTCAAGCTACATGGATTTCCCGAAAACAACTGTTCTCTAATTAGGACTCCAAATTCCCGTCATTTTTGTTTGGCACTGCAAATGCCCAACGGCATATCCCCACCCCCTAGAGCATGGTAATGCTGTACCTCCCTGATTAGTGTTGACCGGATTAATATTAGTTTTCATTACTATATATGGTAATACCTGATAGGGTTACAAATCTGTAACAGTTTAATTGAGTCAGAGACTCAAAACTTGCCAGTGCTGGGGCAAAGACCCGGCACAACCGTAGTTACTTAAATCTTGATACTTACTACTCGTTAATATCTTGACAAAGCTCCACCAGCACCCCATTGGTACTTCGGGGATGCAAAAATACAACTAATTTATGATCTGCACCTCTTTTTGGCACATCATTGAGCAATTCGAAGCCTTCATTCTTTAGCCTGTTCATTTCAGCTTTGATATCATCTACGGCAAAGGCAACATGATGGATACCTTCTGATCGTTTAACGATAAACTTGGCGATTGCACTGTCTTCCGACTCCGCTTCCAACAACTCTATCTTGACATCTCCCACTTGGAAAAATGAAGTCACCACTGCTTCTCCTGCTACTTTTTCTTCCTTATATGCTTCCCGACCAAACAACCTGGAAAACAACTCATTGGATTTTTTCAGGTCTTTTACT
It encodes:
- a CDS encoding TatD family hydrolase, translated to MQFIDTHAHIYSKKYDSDRDEVIERSKANGIERIYMPNVDVDSIDAMLEAEQRYPEMCIPMMGLHPCDVDKDFEKQLYVMEDWLSKRPFVAIGEIGTDLYWDKGSFDIQREALKIQVEWAKQKQLPIVLHCRESIDETIAIIGEMNDEHLTGIFHCFTGSVEQAREIIEMGFMLGIGGVSTFKNGGLDMVLPEIGLDHLVLETDGPYLAPVPHRGKRNSPEYIPTIAERVGDLTASTVEKVSEITITNANKVFNWGKDEL
- a CDS encoding glycosyltransferase; the protein is MILWGALMIVAALLVQDFLLVYFFYTRFKHFDKATLPTEEWPTVSILVPARNEAKDLPTCLEGLSRLDYPMGKLQVIVADDHSDDQTKRILDEWVKQSPDRLKVNVTSKYSCLNGKANALAQMADKATGTLLLFTDADCEVNPQWVRAMVRAYSPRRGMVVGLTSVRRKGLFGKLQGQDWWLTLGMIKVTSDLGNLLTAVGNNMLISHEAYRRVGGFEGQPFSVTEDFMMGESIKSVGFFPVFQFSTDSFLLTKSEKGLTSLLKQRKRWMKGARNLRWYWQALLTLQVLFFPAVINIIFFAPLLGAGLWVCKLVFQVVFVRGMAKKVGVYIPLWELFIFEVYYLVISWSTIVYYFWPSKINWKERKY
- a CDS encoding polysaccharide deacetylase family protein; translation: MIVHHVPIIIKWLFPKFTWNRDRQKSNIYLTFDDGPVPGVTDFVLDELAKHHMKATFFCVGDNVRKHPGLAKRIIEEGHQIGNHTYSHLNGSKTENGAYIANVAKCSDMIYEVTKTHPRLFRPPYGRINAKQAGLLSKEFELVMWDVLSGDYDQRQLPETCLRKTKKHTKNGAIILFHDQQKTAGIIRKVLPTYLKFVQQKGYQAELL
- a CDS encoding PP2C family protein-serine/threonine phosphatase is translated as MTTETLKYQRKELELKALLEITQAINENRDESVLLNIFKFTCLVHLNIKALVLYVANQVGFEARVKHGVKQNLPPMIPFGDVDDNREIGKLNLVMPPEYSFTELDIYVPVYHKDKMLAILLLKTKDSDKDLDLDFTQALTNILVVALENKRFARRQLEQERLKKEVEIASNVQRMLFPAALPETDRLRAKVTYFPHSTVGGDYYDLIKKSENEVFFCIADVSGKGMPAALLMSNFQAALRTLLRSSSDLRMITDQLNFTIFENTNGERFITFFLGHYNYKTQTLKYVNAGHNPPILCRENEGKSELLDAGTTILGAFPELPFLEVGKRYGLENFTVHLFTDGLTEVFDPQNVEYGDERFLEFVHRNMCVEPEQFHEDFFKEWSEFAGGEPRRDDITLLSMRFK
- a CDS encoding glycosyltransferase — encoded protein: MNLLPFLLFAALAVYLLALVVLSSKWKKIKAAKDPAQGGVDYPVTLLVPFRNEGRNIAGLLRNLADLSYPNLQIILIDDHSEDGGAEQVEEWISSEKKHNFNLISSQGRGKKAAIEEGVVMANANIILTTDADCALSADWVQNMLRAFDDPTVQMVAGPVMTKGGHTIFESFQQIDWSSILLLTNFFFSVKKPIMCSAANMGYRKEVFYHVKGYLGNHENLSGDDSFLLEKVYRRFGPQAIRYLPESDVLVKTNPARGLKGFLSQRARWASKWNKHQFWQNAGGAVLSALLSLASIGSVLLLMSGTAGVGMFALYWFLKLIFEYSVLGRVLKTYEIRPSIGYFVVASICHPMYVVVVAFLSFFAKSSWKGRKR
- the ruvC gene encoding crossover junction endodeoxyribonuclease RuvC, translating into MSKIAKKEVKEQIILGIDPGTNVMGYGLVLVRGNKYEPLQFGVIHLKKYGSHELKLKKIFERVTGIIDEFLPDKVALEAPFYGQNVQSMLKLGRAQGVAMAAALARDIPIAEYSPKKVKQSVTGNGNASKEQVAEMLKTLLQIDVPKLLDATDALAVALCHHFHDGRLQTRGRSAGWKAFLDENPGRIK
- the thiL gene encoding thiamine-phosphate kinase, translated to MSDKRTEIGAIGEFGLIDRLNEKIKVRHKDTLKGIGDDAAVLDAGDMVRVVTTDLLLEGVHFDLSYAPLHHLGFKAVAVNISDIAAMNAIPKQITVSIALSNRFAVEAVEALYAGINAAAEHYNIDVVGGDTTSSRSGLVISITAIGEVEKGKEVYRSGAKENDIVCVTGDLGGALMGLQVLEREKEVFMANPNMQPQLDKYTLVTGRQLKPDARMDIIHELRELGVVPTAMLDVSDGLASELFHICKQSKVGVTIYEDKLPIDKQTYDTAVEFNMDPITCVLNGGEDYELVFTIDQKDFDKLEKHPDIHFIGHITKEESGKFMVTKSETAVELKAQGWVHFPGDSK
- the mce gene encoding methylmalonyl-CoA epimerase, with product MRKIEHLGIAVKDLKKSNELFSRLFGREAYKEEKVAGEAVVTSFFQVGDVKIELLEAESEDSAIAKFIVKRSEGIHHVAFAVDDIKAEMNRLKNEGFELLNDVPKRGADHKLVVFLHPRSTNGVLVELCQDINE